The following proteins come from a genomic window of Pseudomonas sp. J452:
- the rpoZ gene encoding DNA-directed RNA polymerase subunit omega codes for MARVTVEDCLDNVDNRFELVMLATKRSRQLATGGKEPKVAWENDKPTVVALREIAAGLVNYDVIAQDDLVEEEPFFAALEDEANEPL; via the coding sequence ATGGCCCGCGTTACCGTTGAAGATTGCCTGGACAACGTCGATAACCGCTTCGAGCTGGTCATGCTCGCCACCAAGCGCTCGCGTCAGCTGGCCACCGGCGGCAAAGAGCCGAAAGTGGCGTGGGAAAACGACAAGCCGACCGTAGTCGCCCTGCGCGAAATCGCTGCCGGCCTGGTCAACTATGACGTCATCGCTCAAGACGACCTGGTTGAAGAAGAGCCGTTCTTCGCCGCTCTCGAGGACGAGGCCAACGAGCCTCTGTAA
- the gmk gene encoding guanylate kinase, which translates to MTITTGTLYIISAPSGAGKTSLVKALIDSEAQIRVSVSHTTRAMRPGEVDGVNYHFVSREQFTAMLEHSDFLEHAQVFDNLYGTSQKWVEQTLADGYDLILEIDWQGAQQVRRLMPQAKSIFILPPTQEALRHRLTNRGQDSGEIIERRMHEAVSEMSHYVEYDYILINDDFAHALTDLKAIFRANQLLQHAQQQRHAGLLSELLV; encoded by the coding sequence ATGACCATCACCACCGGCACCCTCTACATCATTTCCGCGCCATCCGGCGCCGGCAAGACCAGCCTGGTCAAGGCGCTGATCGACAGCGAGGCGCAGATTCGCGTCTCCGTCTCGCACACCACCCGCGCCATGCGCCCGGGCGAGGTGGATGGGGTCAACTACCACTTCGTCAGCCGCGAGCAGTTCACTGCCATGCTCGAGCACAGCGACTTCCTCGAGCACGCCCAGGTCTTCGACAACCTCTACGGCACCTCGCAGAAGTGGGTCGAACAAACCCTCGCCGACGGCTACGACCTGATCCTCGAGATCGACTGGCAGGGCGCCCAGCAGGTGCGCCGGTTGATGCCGCAGGCCAAGTCCATCTTCATCCTGCCGCCGACCCAGGAAGCCCTGCGCCATCGCCTGACCAACCGCGGCCAGGACAGCGGCGAGATCATCGAGCGGCGCATGCACGAGGCCGTCAGCGAGATGAGCCACTATGTCGAGTACGACTACATCCTGATCAACGACGATTTCGCCCATGCACTGACCGATCTGAAGGCGATCTTCCGCGCCAATCAGCTGCTCCAGCACGCCCAGCAACAGCGTCACGCCGGCCTGCTCAGCGAACTGCTGGTTTAA
- a CDS encoding YicC/YloC family endoribonuclease, whose amino-acid sequence MVHSMTAFARVEGAGAHGTLSWELRSVNHRYLEPHLRLPDAFRDLEGAVREALRQGLSRGKVECTLRFAEENTGKSLQVDSQRAQQLISAAEEVAALIQQPAPLNPLEVLAWPGVLVADAADPQALNAAALALFNQALAELKNGRGREGAELAKLLNERLDAMSAEVVALRELVPQMLANQRQKIETRFAEMQAELDPQRLEQELVLLAQKSDVAEELDRLATHVSEVRRVLKAGGAAGRRLDFLMQELNREANTLGSKAFDPRSTEAAVNLKVLIEQMREQVQNIE is encoded by the coding sequence ATGGTGCACAGCATGACCGCCTTCGCCCGCGTCGAAGGGGCCGGCGCCCACGGCACCCTGAGCTGGGAACTGCGTTCGGTCAACCACCGCTACCTGGAACCCCACCTGCGCCTGCCGGATGCCTTCCGCGACCTCGAAGGCGCGGTACGCGAGGCCCTGCGCCAGGGCCTGTCGCGCGGCAAAGTGGAATGCACCTTGCGTTTCGCCGAGGAAAATACCGGTAAAAGCCTGCAGGTCGACAGCCAGCGCGCCCAGCAACTGATCAGCGCCGCCGAGGAAGTAGCCGCCCTGATCCAGCAGCCGGCACCACTCAACCCCTTGGAAGTGCTGGCCTGGCCCGGCGTGCTGGTGGCCGATGCGGCCGACCCGCAAGCGCTGAATGCCGCCGCCCTGGCGCTGTTCAACCAGGCCCTGGCCGAGCTGAAGAACGGCCGCGGCCGTGAAGGCGCCGAGCTGGCCAAACTGCTCAACGAGCGCCTGGACGCCATGAGCGCCGAAGTCGTCGCCCTGCGCGAGCTGGTGCCGCAGATGCTGGCCAACCAGCGGCAGAAGATCGAAACGCGCTTTGCCGAGATGCAGGCCGAGCTGGACCCGCAGCGCCTGGAACAGGAGCTGGTGCTGCTGGCGCAGAAGAGCGACGTGGCCGAAGAGCTGGATCGCCTGGCCACCCACGTCAGCGAAGTGCGCCGCGTGCTCAAGGCCGGCGGCGCCGCCGGTCGGCGCCTGGACTTCCTCATGCAGGAGCTCAACCGCGAGGCCAACACCCTCGGCTCCAAGGCCTTCGACCCGCGCAGCACCGAGGCCGCCGTCAACCTCAAGGTCCTGATCGAGCAGATGCGCGAACAGGTCCAGAACATCGAATAA
- the rph gene encoding ribonuclease PH — protein MKRPSGRAPSQLRNVRITRNYTKHAEGSVLVEFGDTKVICTASVESGVPRFLKGQGQGWLTAEYGMLPRATGDRNQREASRGKQGGRTLEIQRLIGRSLRAALDMSKLGENTIYIDCDVIQADGGTRTASITGAMVALVDALKLLKKRGALKGEPLKQMIAAVSVGIYQGEPVLDLDYLEDSAAETDLNVVMTSAGGFIEVQGTAEGAPFQPEELNAMLALAQQGMRELFELQQAALAD, from the coding sequence ATGAAACGTCCCAGTGGCCGTGCCCCTTCCCAGTTGCGCAACGTACGCATCACCCGCAACTACACCAAGCATGCCGAGGGCTCGGTACTGGTCGAGTTCGGCGACACCAAGGTCATCTGCACCGCCAGCGTCGAGTCCGGCGTGCCGCGCTTCCTCAAGGGTCAGGGCCAGGGCTGGTTGACCGCCGAGTACGGCATGCTGCCGCGCGCCACCGGCGACCGTAATCAGCGCGAAGCCAGCCGTGGCAAGCAGGGTGGGCGTACCCTGGAAATCCAGCGCCTGATCGGCCGCTCGCTGCGCGCCGCGCTGGACATGAGCAAGCTGGGCGAGAACACCATCTACATCGACTGCGATGTGATCCAGGCCGACGGCGGTACCCGCACCGCGTCCATCACCGGCGCCATGGTCGCCCTGGTCGATGCGTTGAAGCTGCTGAAGAAACGTGGCGCGCTGAAGGGCGAGCCGCTCAAGCAGATGATCGCCGCAGTTTCCGTGGGTATCTACCAGGGTGAGCCGGTGCTCGACCTCGACTACCTGGAAGACTCCGCCGCCGAAACCGACCTCAACGTGGTGATGACCAGCGCTGGCGGTTTCATCGAAGTGCAAGGCACCGCCGAAGGCGCGCCCTTCCAGCCGGAAGAGCTGAATGCCATGCTCGCCCTGGCCCAGCAGGGCATGCGCGAGCTGTTCGAGTTGCAGCAGGCGGCACTGGCCGACTGA
- a CDS encoding DUF4870 domain-containing protein: MDEQNISPAPSQEARQWAMFCHFAAFIGLLIPFGNLLGPLIVWQLKRDLDPFVDDQGKEALNFHITVSIAALVCMLLAVVVIGFLLLPLLGLAALVLTIIGGIKANEGKLYRYPLCWRLVK; the protein is encoded by the coding sequence ATGGATGAGCAGAATATTTCCCCCGCACCGAGCCAGGAAGCCCGCCAGTGGGCGATGTTCTGCCACTTTGCGGCCTTCATCGGCCTGCTGATTCCCTTTGGCAATCTGCTCGGCCCGCTGATTGTCTGGCAGCTCAAGCGTGATCTCGATCCCTTCGTCGATGACCAGGGCAAGGAGGCGCTGAACTTCCATATCACCGTGTCCATTGCCGCGCTGGTATGCATGCTGCTGGCCGTGGTGGTGATCGGTTTCCTGCTGCTGCCGCTACTCGGTCTGGCCGCCCTGGTGCTGACCATCATCGGCGGGATCAAGGCCAACGAAGGCAAGCTCTACCGCTATCCGCTGTGCTGGCGCCTGGTCAAATAG
- a CDS encoding DUF808 domain-containing protein, producing MAGANLLTLLDDIASVLDDVSVMTKVAVKKTAGVLGDDLALNAQQVTGVKADRELPVVWAVAKGSLINKLILVPAALLISAFAPWAVTPLLMLGGAFLCFEGFEKLAHKFLHSQAEDASHHAEHVQALVDPAVDMQAFEKDKIKGAVRTDFILSAEIIAITLGVVASQPFLQQVTVLSGIALLMTVGVYGLVAGIVKLDDAGLYLSQRASAALQACGRGILWLAPWLMKLLSVVGTAAMFMVGGGILTHGIPGAHALIHHWVEAVAGIAAIGGVLAVLTPTLIDALFGVLVGALVLGLVSVAGKAWGALRGGATG from the coding sequence GTGGCTGGAGCCAACCTGTTAACCCTGCTCGATGATATTGCCAGCGTGCTGGACGATGTGTCGGTGATGACCAAGGTGGCGGTGAAGAAGACCGCTGGTGTGCTCGGCGATGACCTGGCGCTGAATGCCCAGCAGGTCACCGGGGTCAAGGCTGACCGCGAGTTGCCGGTGGTCTGGGCGGTGGCCAAGGGCTCGCTGATCAACAAGCTGATCCTGGTGCCCGCTGCCCTGCTGATCAGTGCTTTCGCGCCCTGGGCGGTGACGCCGCTGCTGATGCTTGGCGGCGCCTTCCTGTGTTTCGAGGGCTTCGAGAAGCTGGCGCACAAGTTCCTGCATAGCCAGGCGGAGGACGCCAGTCATCATGCCGAGCATGTACAGGCCCTGGTCGATCCGGCGGTGGATATGCAGGCCTTCGAGAAGGACAAGATCAAGGGCGCGGTGCGTACCGACTTCATCCTCTCGGCGGAAATCATCGCCATCACCCTCGGCGTGGTGGCCAGTCAGCCCTTCCTGCAGCAGGTTACTGTGCTGTCCGGTATCGCCCTGCTGATGACCGTGGGTGTCTATGGTCTGGTCGCCGGTATCGTCAAGCTGGACGATGCCGGGTTGTACCTCAGTCAGCGCGCCAGTGCGGCGCTGCAAGCCTGCGGTCGCGGCATCCTGTGGCTGGCGCCGTGGCTGATGAAGTTGCTGTCGGTGGTGGGCACTGCGGCCATGTTCATGGTCGGTGGCGGCATCCTCACCCATGGCATTCCCGGTGCCCATGCGCTGATTCATCACTGGGTCGAGGCGGTTGCCGGCATTGCGGCTATCGGCGGGGTCTTGGCTGTGCTCACGCCGACCCTGATCGACGCGCTGTTCGGGGTGCTGGTCGGTGCCCTGGTGCTGGGCCTGGTCAGTGTGGCCGGCAAGGCCTGGGGTGCACTGCGCGGCGGTGCTACCGGCTAG
- a CDS encoding exodeoxyribonuclease III yields MRIISVNVNGIQGAVERGLLSWLQAQNADVICLQDTRASSVELDDPAFQLDGYFLYAADGEIPEQGGVALYSRLQPKAVIHGLGFEMADRYGRYLQADFDKVSIATVLLPSGQGGDESLNQKFKFIDDFTSYLDKQRRKRREYIYCGSLYVAHQKLDVKNWRDCQQLPGFLAPERAWLDEVIGTMGYVDALREVSREGEQYSWWPDSEQADMLNLGWRFDYQLLTPGMRRSVRNAKLPRQPRFSQHAPLIVDYDWLLSV; encoded by the coding sequence ATGCGGATCATCAGTGTCAACGTGAATGGCATTCAGGGGGCGGTCGAGCGCGGTTTGCTCAGCTGGCTGCAAGCCCAGAATGCCGACGTGATCTGCCTGCAGGATACCCGCGCCTCCTCCGTCGAACTGGACGATCCGGCGTTTCAGCTGGATGGTTACTTCCTCTACGCAGCCGATGGCGAAATACCCGAGCAGGGTGGCGTGGCACTGTATTCGCGCCTGCAACCCAAGGCGGTGATCCACGGCCTCGGCTTCGAGATGGCGGATCGCTACGGGCGCTACCTGCAAGCGGACTTCGACAAGGTCAGCATCGCCACCGTACTGCTGCCTTCCGGCCAGGGCGGCGACGAGAGCCTCAACCAGAAGTTCAAGTTCATCGACGACTTCACCAGCTACCTGGACAAACAACGCCGCAAGCGCCGCGAGTACATCTACTGCGGCTCGCTGTATGTCGCCCACCAGAAACTCGACGTGAAGAACTGGCGCGACTGCCAGCAACTGCCGGGCTTCCTCGCCCCGGAACGGGCCTGGCTGGACGAAGTGATCGGTACCATGGGCTATGTCGATGCGCTGCGCGAAGTCAGCCGCGAAGGCGAGCAGTACAGCTGGTGGCCGGACAGCGAACAGGCCGACATGCTCAACCTTGGCTGGCGCTTCGACTACCAACTGCTGACCCCCGGCATGCGCCGCTCCGTGCGCAATGCCAAGCTGCCGCGTCAGCCGCGCTTCTCCCAGCACGCGCCGCTGATTGTCGATTACGACTGGCTGCTTAGCGTCTAA
- the ltrA gene encoding group II intron reverse transcriptase/maturase: MKTQPATPVTSASCDGAMNWHDLDWAKVQTSVRKTQLKIAQATREGNWRRVKRLQRMLTHSFHGRCLAVRRVTENRGRKTPGVDGETWGSPQAKLRAVMRLSKKRGYRPQPLRRVWIPKPGKQEKRPLGIPTMLDRAMQALYLQALEPVIESTSDPKSYGFRPDRSTADAMVELFHLLAPQTAPVWILEGDIKAFFDNINHDWLCRNVPMDRAVLRKWLKAGVIDRRQIMATEAGTPQGGIISPCLANATLNSLETQLKGHLAQLLGTKKAKKTKVQVVRYADDFVILADSKELLESEIKPWVEQFLSVRGVALSQEKTQIVCITEGFDFLGWNFRKYVPKSPYRKAKLLIKPSKKNASAFYRKVREIIKNSGAMTQEALIGQLNPVLKGWAQYHSPVVAKETFSKLDSLIFWRIWRWAKRRHPKKQADWIRNKYFQSIGGRNWVFAHPYKNGKGERQLRRLYSLAETAIVRHKRLPGDYQPYDVEHELKWEALRVQRMQHKLRYRGQILSLFRRQRGLCALCGQAVSKETGWHDHHVIRRVDGGPDTLCNRVLLHPNCHALAHSQKLKVALRYSGLE; encoded by the coding sequence ATGAAAACGCAACCAGCAACACCGGTTACGTCTGCGTCCTGCGATGGAGCAATGAACTGGCACGATCTCGATTGGGCCAAGGTTCAGACCTCTGTTCGGAAAACGCAGCTAAAGATTGCGCAGGCAACACGGGAAGGTAACTGGCGCAGGGTTAAACGCCTGCAACGGATGCTGACCCACTCGTTTCACGGCCGCTGTTTGGCTGTGAGACGAGTCACGGAGAACCGGGGTCGCAAGACACCGGGCGTCGATGGAGAAACCTGGGGATCGCCCCAAGCCAAGCTCCGAGCCGTGATGCGTCTGTCGAAAAAACGAGGCTACAGGCCGCAGCCGCTTCGGCGGGTGTGGATTCCCAAGCCTGGTAAGCAGGAAAAGCGCCCTTTGGGCATCCCGACGATGTTGGATCGGGCCATGCAAGCGCTTTACCTGCAAGCACTGGAACCTGTCATCGAGAGCACCAGCGATCCGAAAAGTTATGGCTTCCGCCCTGACCGCTCGACCGCCGATGCGATGGTTGAACTCTTCCACCTGCTGGCACCACAAACGGCGCCGGTATGGATCCTGGAGGGAGACATCAAAGCGTTCTTCGACAATATCAACCATGACTGGCTGTGCCGAAATGTCCCGATGGACAGAGCGGTACTGCGCAAATGGTTGAAGGCCGGGGTCATTGACCGGCGACAAATCATGGCTACGGAGGCCGGAACGCCGCAGGGAGGGATCATCTCCCCCTGCCTGGCCAACGCCACTCTGAATAGCCTGGAGACTCAGCTGAAAGGCCACCTGGCCCAACTGCTGGGAACCAAAAAGGCCAAGAAAACCAAGGTTCAGGTGGTGCGCTATGCGGATGATTTCGTGATCCTGGCGGACTCGAAAGAGCTGCTGGAAAGCGAGATCAAGCCTTGGGTGGAGCAATTCCTGTCGGTACGAGGGGTTGCGCTGTCCCAGGAGAAAACGCAGATCGTATGCATCACCGAAGGCTTCGATTTTCTCGGGTGGAACTTCAGGAAGTACGTGCCGAAATCGCCGTATAGGAAGGCTAAGCTGTTGATCAAACCCTCGAAGAAAAACGCCTCGGCGTTTTATCGGAAGGTGCGGGAGATCATCAAAAACAGCGGGGCCATGACGCAGGAAGCGTTAATCGGCCAACTAAACCCGGTACTGAAGGGGTGGGCGCAATACCACTCCCCGGTCGTGGCGAAAGAAACCTTCAGCAAGCTGGATAGCCTCATTTTTTGGCGAATCTGGAGGTGGGCGAAGCGTAGGCATCCGAAGAAGCAGGCTGACTGGATCAGGAATAAATACTTCCAATCCATAGGCGGGCGAAATTGGGTGTTTGCGCATCCCTACAAGAATGGCAAGGGAGAAAGGCAACTTCGTCGGCTGTATAGCCTGGCGGAGACCGCAATCGTGCGTCACAAGCGTCTGCCGGGTGATTATCAGCCCTATGACGTGGAGCACGAGCTGAAATGGGAAGCACTGAGGGTTCAACGGATGCAGCACAAGCTGCGCTATCGGGGACAGATTCTCAGCCTCTTCCGCAGACAGCGGGGCCTTTGTGCCCTGTGCGGGCAAGCGGTGAGCAAGGAAACTGGCTGGCACGACCACCACGTCATCAGGCGGGTGGACGGCGGGCCAGACACCTTGTGCAACCGTGTGCTGCTTCATCCCAACTGTCATGCTCTGGCTCACAGCCAGAAACTCAAGGTGGCTCTGCGATATAGCGGTCTGGAATGA
- the pyrE gene encoding orotate phosphoribosyltransferase produces MQAYQREFIRFAIERGVLRFGEFTLKSGRTSPYFFNAGLFSSGLALAKLGRFYASALVDSGIDFDVLFGPAYKGIPLAAATAVALAEQHERDLPWCFNRKEAKDHGEGGTLVGAPLTGRVMIVDDVITAGTAIREVMQIIQAQGAQAAGVLIALNRQERGQGELSAIQEVERDYGMPVVSIVSLEQVLDYLAGDAELKKHLPAVEAYRAQYGI; encoded by the coding sequence ATGCAGGCGTACCAGCGCGAATTCATCCGTTTTGCCATCGAACGCGGCGTGCTGCGCTTCGGTGAGTTCACCCTCAAATCCGGGCGCACCAGCCCCTATTTCTTCAATGCCGGCCTGTTCAGCAGCGGTCTGGCCCTGGCCAAGCTGGGGCGCTTCTATGCCTCGGCGCTGGTCGATAGCGGCATCGACTTCGATGTGCTGTTCGGCCCGGCCTACAAGGGCATTCCGCTGGCGGCCGCGACTGCAGTGGCCCTGGCCGAGCAGCATGAGCGCGATCTGCCCTGGTGCTTCAACCGCAAGGAGGCCAAGGACCATGGCGAAGGCGGAACCCTGGTCGGCGCACCGCTGACTGGGCGGGTAATGATTGTCGACGATGTGATCACGGCCGGTACGGCGATCCGCGAAGTGATGCAGATTATCCAGGCCCAGGGCGCTCAGGCCGCTGGCGTGCTGATTGCGCTGAACCGCCAGGAACGTGGTCAGGGCGAGCTGTCGGCCATCCAGGAAGTCGAGCGCGACTACGGCATGCCGGTGGTCAGCATTGTCTCGCTGGAGCAGGTACTCGACTATCTGGCGGGGGATGCTGAACTGAAGAAGCACCTGCCCGCCGTAGAGGCTTATCGCGCGCAATACGGAATTTAG
- a CDS encoding DUF4124 domain-containing protein, with protein MLKPAVLCWTLCWALWSSLVAATEMYRYVDERGVTVIDRLGVPPEHVARGYEVLNEQGRVVKVVPPAPSAEERQRLAEEKAKASSDAQLLRIYSEVGDVDRARDRKLAELDGAISVAQSNLQSLRTQQGSLQAKAAEFERAGRQVPEHLLVQIENLKIEQAGVEKDISRYRETRLSEEAAFAADRARLLELRGR; from the coding sequence ATGCTCAAACCCGCGGTGCTGTGCTGGACGTTGTGCTGGGCTCTTTGGTCGTCGCTGGTTGCGGCCACGGAAATGTATCGCTACGTCGACGAGCGCGGGGTGACCGTGATCGATCGCCTCGGCGTGCCGCCCGAACATGTGGCCAGGGGTTATGAGGTGCTCAACGAGCAGGGGCGGGTGGTCAAGGTCGTGCCGCCGGCTCCGAGTGCCGAAGAGCGCCAGCGTCTGGCGGAGGAGAAGGCCAAGGCGTCCTCCGATGCCCAGTTGCTGCGCATCTATTCCGAAGTCGGCGATGTCGATCGCGCCCGTGATCGCAAGCTGGCCGAGCTAGACGGCGCGATCAGTGTGGCGCAGAGCAACTTGCAGTCCCTGCGCACCCAGCAGGGCAGCCTGCAGGCCAAGGCAGCCGAATTCGAACGGGCGGGTCGTCAGGTTCCCGAGCATCTGCTGGTGCAGATCGAGAACCTGAAGATTGAGCAGGCCGGCGTGGAGAAGGACATCAGTCGCTACCGGGAAACCCGGCTCAGCGAAGAGGCGGCGTTTGCCGCCGACCGCGCGCGCCTGCTGGAGTTGCGTGGGCGCTGA
- the argB gene encoding acetylglutamate kinase yields MTLERDAATNVAKVLSEALPYIRRFVGKTLVIKYGGNAMESEELKEGFARDIVLMKAVGINPVVVHGGGPQIGDLLKRLSIESHFIDGMRVTDTATMDVVEMVLGGQVNKSIVNLINQHGGSAIGLTGKDAELIRAKKLQVTRKTPEMTQPEIIDIGHVGEVVGVNTDLLNMLVKGDFIPVIAPIGVGAEGESYNINADLVAGKVAEALKAEKLMLLTNIAGLLDKQGEVLTGLTTEQVDSLIADGTIYGGMLPKIRCALEAVQGGVTSAHIIDGRVPNAVLLEIFTDSGVGTLISNRKHHR; encoded by the coding sequence ATGACCCTCGAACGTGATGCCGCCACCAACGTCGCCAAGGTCCTGTCCGAAGCGCTGCCCTATATCCGTCGCTTCGTCGGCAAGACGCTGGTGATCAAGTACGGCGGCAACGCCATGGAAAGCGAAGAACTCAAGGAAGGCTTCGCCCGCGACATCGTGCTGATGAAGGCGGTGGGCATCAATCCGGTGGTGGTGCATGGCGGCGGCCCGCAGATCGGCGACCTGCTCAAGCGCCTGTCGATCGAGAGCCACTTCATCGACGGCATGCGCGTCACCGACACCGCCACCATGGACGTGGTGGAAATGGTCCTCGGCGGCCAGGTCAACAAGAGCATCGTCAACCTGATCAATCAGCATGGCGGCAGCGCCATCGGCCTGACCGGCAAGGACGCCGAACTGATCCGCGCCAAGAAGCTGCAGGTCACCCGCAAAACGCCGGAAATGACCCAGCCGGAGATCATCGACATCGGCCATGTCGGCGAAGTGGTCGGGGTCAACACCGACCTGCTCAACATGCTGGTGAAAGGCGACTTCATCCCGGTGATCGCGCCGATTGGCGTCGGCGCCGAAGGCGAGTCGTACAACATCAACGCCGACCTGGTCGCCGGCAAGGTGGCCGAAGCGCTGAAGGCCGAGAAGCTGATGCTGCTGACCAACATCGCCGGCCTGCTGGACAAGCAGGGCGAGGTGCTCACCGGGCTGACCACCGAACAGGTGGACAGCCTGATCGCCGACGGCACCATCTACGGCGGCATGTTGCCGAAGATCCGCTGCGCCCTGGAAGCCGTGCAAGGCGGCGTGACCAGCGCGCACATCATCGATGGCCGGGTGCCTAACGCGGTACTGCTGGAAATCTTCACCGACAGCGGTGTCGGCACCCTGATCAGCAACCGTAAGCACCACCGTTAA
- the algC gene encoding phosphomannomutase/phosphoglucomutase — protein sequence MASARQTPPKLPASIFRAYDIRGVVGDTLTSEAAYWIGRAIGSESLAKGEPCVAVGRDGRLSGPQLVQQLIQGLLDCGCQVTDIGMVPTPVLYFATNVLEGKSGVMLTGSHNPPDYNGFKIVIAGDTQANEQIQALKTRIDNNDLASGVGSIEQLDILDRYFKQIRDDIALAKPMKVVVDCGNGVAGVIAPQLIEALGCTVIPLFCEVDGNFPNHHPDPGKPENLVDLIARVKAEGADLGLAFDGDGDRVGVVTNAGNMVFPDRLMMLFSKDVVSRNPGADIIYDVKCTRRLGALISGYGGRPVMWKTGHSLIKKKMKETGALLAGEMSGHIFFKERWFGFDDGIYSAARLLEILSQEKRNSEQVFAAFPADISTPEINITVTDENKFRLIDRLQRDGVWGDANLTTLDGVRVDYQKGWGLVRASNTTPVLVLRFEAETQEELERIKEVFRAQLYTVAPELNLPF from the coding sequence GTGGCAAGCGCCCGACAAACCCCACCGAAACTGCCCGCCAGCATCTTCCGCGCCTACGACATCCGTGGCGTGGTCGGCGACACCCTGACCAGCGAAGCCGCCTACTGGATCGGCCGCGCCATCGGTTCGGAAAGCCTGGCCAAGGGCGAGCCCTGCGTCGCCGTGGGCCGTGACGGCCGCCTGTCCGGCCCACAGCTGGTGCAACAGCTGATCCAGGGTCTGCTCGACTGCGGCTGCCAGGTCACCGATATCGGCATGGTGCCGACGCCGGTGCTGTATTTCGCCACCAACGTGCTGGAAGGCAAGTCCGGGGTCATGCTCACCGGCAGCCACAACCCGCCGGACTACAACGGCTTCAAGATCGTCATCGCCGGCGACACCCAGGCCAACGAACAGATCCAGGCGCTGAAAACCCGTATCGACAACAACGATCTGGCCAGCGGCGTCGGCAGCATCGAGCAGCTCGATATCCTCGACCGCTATTTCAAGCAGATCCGCGACGATATCGCCCTGGCCAAGCCGATGAAGGTGGTGGTCGACTGCGGTAACGGCGTGGCCGGGGTCATCGCCCCGCAGCTGATCGAAGCGCTGGGCTGCACCGTGATCCCGCTGTTCTGTGAGGTCGACGGCAACTTCCCCAACCACCACCCGGATCCGGGCAAACCGGAAAACCTGGTCGACCTGATCGCCCGGGTAAAAGCCGAAGGCGCCGACCTGGGCCTGGCCTTCGACGGCGACGGCGACCGCGTCGGCGTGGTGACCAATGCCGGCAACATGGTCTTCCCCGACCGCCTGATGATGCTGTTCTCCAAGGACGTGGTATCGCGCAATCCCGGCGCCGACATCATCTATGACGTCAAATGCACCCGCCGCCTGGGCGCGCTGATCAGCGGCTACGGCGGCCGTCCGGTGATGTGGAAGACCGGCCACTCGCTGATCAAGAAGAAGATGAAGGAAACCGGCGCCCTGCTGGCCGGCGAGATGAGCGGGCACATCTTCTTCAAGGAGCGCTGGTTCGGCTTCGACGACGGCATCTACAGTGCCGCGCGCCTGCTGGAAATCCTCAGCCAGGAAAAACGCAACTCGGAACAGGTGTTCGCGGCCTTCCCGGCGGATATCTCCACCCCGGAGATCAACATCACCGTCACCGATGAGAACAAGTTCCGCCTGATCGATCGCCTGCAGCGCGATGGCGTGTGGGGCGATGCCAACCTGACCACCCTGGACGGCGTACGCGTCGACTACCAGAAGGGCTGGGGCCTGGTACGCGCCTCCAACACCACGCCGGTGCTGGTCTTGCGCTTCGAAGCGGAAACCCAGGAAGAACTGGAACGGATCAAGGAAGTGTTCCGCGCCCAGCTCTACACCGTCGCCCCTGAACTCAACCTGCCCTTCTGA
- the dut gene encoding dUTP diphosphatase: protein MHALQAKILDPRLGSDFPLPQYATPGSAGLDLRAMLKQDTVLEPGQTLLIPTGLSIYIGDPGLAALILPRSGLGHKHGIVLGNLVGLIDSDYQGELMVSCWNRGQTPFTIAVGERIAQLMLVPVVQAHFELVEQFDESQRGAGGFGHSGSH from the coding sequence ATGCACGCTTTGCAAGCCAAGATTCTCGACCCGCGCCTGGGCAGTGACTTCCCCCTGCCGCAATACGCCACCCCCGGCTCGGCGGGCCTCGACCTGCGCGCCATGCTCAAGCAGGACACGGTGCTGGAGCCCGGCCAGACCCTGCTGATCCCCACCGGCCTGTCGATCTACATCGGCGATCCGGGCCTGGCCGCGTTGATCCTGCCGCGCTCGGGCCTCGGCCATAAGCACGGCATCGTGCTCGGCAACCTGGTCGGCCTGATCGACTCCGACTACCAGGGCGAACTGATGGTGTCTTGCTGGAACCGCGGGCAGACGCCCTTCACCATCGCCGTTGGCGAGCGAATTGCACAGCTGATGCTGGTTCCCGTGGTGCAGGCGCACTTTGAACTGGTCGAACAGTTCGATGAAAGCCAGCGCGGCGCCGGTGGTTTTGGCCATTCCGGCAGCCACTGA